The Herminiimonas arsenitoxidans sequence GGACGCGGCACTATGATTTTCGACTTTATCGAAAAAATTTCACACGTTCTGTTCTCTATCGTCGGCATGATCATGAAGGCAGCACCTATCGGTGCGTTCGGCGCGATGGCATTCACGATAGGTAAGTACGGCATCAGCTCGCTATTGTCTCTGGGTAAATTGATGGGGACTTTCTATCTGACGTGTTTGCTCTTCATTTTTATCGTGCTAGGAATCGTGACGCGTTTGCACGGCTTCAGCGTCTGGAAGTTCGTTAAATACATCAAGGAAGAATTGCTGATCGTGCTCGGTACTTCATCGTCTGAGTCGGTGTTGCCGCGCATGATAGCCAAGATGGAAAATCTGGGCGTCAAGAAATCGGTAGTCGGCCTGGTAATTCCAACCGGTTACTCGTTCAACTTGGACGGCACTGCGATCTATCTGACGATGGCTGCGGTCTTTATCGCACAAGCAACCGATACGCCCATGAGTCTCATGCAGCAAGTGACCTTGCTGGCAGTCTTGTTGTTGACGTCCAAAGGTGCGGCGGGAATTACTGGTAGCGGTTTTATCGTGCTGGCGGCTACGCTATCGGCAGTTGGCCATGTGCCTGTTGCCGGCTTGGCGCTGATACTCGGGATCGATCGTTTCATGTCTGAGGCGCGCGCATTGACCAACACCATCGGTAACGGTGTCGCTACCTTGGTGGTGGCGAAGTGGGTCAATGATCTGGATATGGAGAAGTTGCACTCGGAATTGAATAATGAAAGTCCGCAGGCAGCCGATCAGCCGGAAAAAATACTGGATCTGACTAACACCAAGTTAGGCGCTTGAGTTATCTGCCACTCATCCATTGCGGGTGAGTGCGTATCCATTTATTGCCGTTATGTCTTACACCAGCATCAACGGGAATCGATGAGATGAACAAATCAGGGCTTCCGCTTCCTGTGCTGTCAACGGCATAGAGAACAGGAAGCCCTGTCCTAAATCGCAGCCCATTTTCTTCAACTCGTGGAGCTGCTCAAAGGTTTCTACACCTTCTGCTGTGGTTTGCAGATTCAGCGTTTGCGCCAGTGCCATCATCAGGCGAATAATTTCCATATCACTTTGATTTGTTCCCAGTCCGCGGACAAATGCCTTGTCGATTTTAAGTATGTCGATAGGCAGTTTTTGCAGGTAGGCGAGGGATGAGTAACCGGTGCCGAAATCATCGAGCGCTAGACGCACACCGAGTTTCTTCAGCATCGACAGGTTTTCCATCGTTTGCAATGGATTGGCCATGGCAGATGTTTCTGTCAGTTCCAATTCAACCATGTGCGGCACAACGCCGGTGCTCTCCAGGATGTCGCGTACTTGAGTGAAGAATGAGGTCTGTAATAACTGTCGCATCGAGACATTTACTGCGATCGTAATGTCTCCCATCTCTGGATATTGGGTCTGCCATGCCGCGAGTTGGCTGCAGGCTTGTTCCATGGCCCACATGCCGATAGGTACGACCATGCCGGAGGTTTCTGCAATCGGAATGAACTCGTTAGGTGAAACCATTCCGTACTCAGGACTATTCCAGCGCAACAGTAATTCAAAGCCTTGGACGCTACCGTCCGTCAGCGATATCTTTGGTTGATATGCAACGGATAACTCTTCGCGCTCCAATGCAAAGCGCAAGGCCACATCCATGCGTGCATGCTTGGTGGATTTGCTCTGCAATGCCGCATCGTAAATTTCTGCCCGATTACGTCCGCGCTCTTTGGCTTGATACATTGCGGCATCAGCATCACGTATCAGATCAGCAGGACTTTGATGATCGACGTTGAGTTGCGCGATGCCTATGCTGGTTTGTATCTTCACTGCGACGTTGTCAAAGATCAGACGCTCAGATACGGCGCGCATGATGGCATTTGCCTTGACGGTAGCTTCTGCCAGCGATGAATTGGTCAGGATCACGAATTCATTGCCGCCAAAGCGTGCAACGAAGTCGCTCTTCGGTAAAGCTGCAACGATGCGCTTGCTGGTTTCTATCAGGCATTGATCACCAAAGTCGTGACCATGTGTGTCGTTGACGCTTTTAAAGAAATCCAGATCGCAGAACAGCATCGTCAGGCTGGATTGACGTTGTCGGCTTGCTTCCATCGCCGTAGTCAATGTATTGACCAGGAAACGACGGTTCGGCAAGTCCGTGAGTATGTCGTGCATAGCCTGATACTCAATTTTCAGCTCAGTATTTTTGCGTTTTGTGATGTCGCGCGTGACACCGAGCACGCCTATGGTGTTGCCTTTCACATCGGGCAATGGATATTTGCTGGTGTGGAACCAGCGATCCATATCGTGACGCCAGAATCCCTGTACCTCTATATCTTGCAAGGGTACGTCGGTTCTCATGACTTGCAGATCCTGACGATGAATTTCGTCGGCGATATCACGCGCACTTAATTCATCGTCTTTTGCCGCCATTTTCAGGCAGAGTTCATACGCGGTTTTGCCACGTAACTCTTCTTCGCTGTCATAGCCGAAACGTTTCTGGAAACTTTGATTGCTGATGGTGAAGCGGCCTTCGCTATCCTTCGCATAGATCATCGATGGATTGAGATCGAGTACCGCACGCAGCAAGGCGGTTTCTTCCTGTAATTTTTGTTCTGCGTCTCTTTGCAGCGTGACATCTTCGATGCTGAAAACCAGACCATTGATGGCGGCATCATGCAGCATGTTGTAGCCACGCGTTTCCAGCCATATCCAATGGCCGTCTTTATGGCGTGTACGGTGACGCGAGAATATCGTGCTGTGCGGTGTATCACGTAGATGGCGCAGCTTCTCTTGGTGTTCTGCCTCGTCATCTGCATGCAAGACAGGCTTCATGGCGTGCTTGATGACTTCATCAGCATCGTAGCCTATGACTTCCTGCAAGGCAGGATTGGCAAACTTGATGTGATAGTGCGAGTCCGTGATGATAAAGATATGGCGGGTAACGCGTGCGATGGCATTGAAGCGACGCTCGTTGGTATGAGCCTGCTTGAGCGTGAGACGGTTAAGGTGAAGCGTTTTGGCAAGGAGTACGGCTAGCCAGCCGATGCAAAGCGTGGCGAAAAAATCCGGCAGCAAGTCACTGATTTTTGCGCCGAAATAATGCGTCAAAAAGTAGCCTATGCCAGCCAGTATCGCAATCACGATCAGCGCGATACGCGGACGTAACACCAATGGAGAAATGCCGGCGATAACAATCAGCCACGGCATCGAATTGTAGGAAGAGAGTACTGCGATGATGAAGGTCGCAATGACTATTTCGCATAGAAAAAATGCTTCCCCGAGGACGACGCTGTGAAGCCAAAAGTAGCGTACGAAGGAAGCAATCAGTAATGCGATGAGTAATGCTGCGGCAGCCACGCCGAGCGGAGACAAGCTCAGGTGACTGTCATACACCAGTAGAACAACATTAAATAAAAGCGCCGCATAGAGGAGCAGGGAGACGGCACGATAAATATCGTGCCCTGCAAAGATATCTATGCCACGGAAATGCGGCGTTTTCATTAGTTGGGTATGACCGGTTGGACTTTCGCTGCGGCGGCTTTAGCGTTATGGCGTGCAGTCTCGATATCGGCGGCGCTGGCAAGCGCAACACCCATACGACGACGTGCAAACGACTCCGGCTTGCCGAACAGTCGGATATCGGTACCTGGAACTTGCAAGGCATCGGCGACGCCTTCAAATGCCACTGCTTTGCTGTCATGACGACCATAAATGACGGCGGAGGCGGCTGGCGTTCTCAGCGCGACATTGACGGGCAGGCCAAGGATAGCTTTGGCGTGTAATTCAAATTCGCTTTGTTCCTGACTGGCCATGGTGACCATGCCGGTATCGTGCGGACGTGGGCTGACTTCCGAGAACCAGACTATATCGTTCTTGACGAATAATTCAACACCGAACAGACCTAGGCCGCCGAGGTTGTCAGTTACACGTTTTGCGATGTCGTGTGCTTTTTGCAGTGCGCCCGGATGCATGGGTTGCGGCTGCCATGATTCAACGTAATCACCATTCACTTGTACGTGACCGATGGGTTCGCAGAAATGCGTATGTGTTTGTCCATCGGCACCGATGGCGCGTACGGTCAGCAAGGTGATCTCGTAATCGAAATCGATAAAGCCTTCCACAATCACACGACCTGAATCAACACGGCCGCCAGCTGCGGCGCAATCCCATGCTGCTTCAACATCGTCCATGCTGTTCAATTTGGATTGGCCTTTGCCGGACGAAGACATGACAGGCTTTACTACGGATGGAAAACCGATCTCTGCACATCCAGCCTTGAGTTCTTGCAAGCTGTCCGCAAAGCGGTATGGGGAAGTGGCAACGCCCAATTCTTCGGCCGCCAGACGACGTATGCCTTCGCGGTCCATCGTCAGCCACGCTGCGCGCGCGGTCGGGATAACGCGCACGCTACCGGCATTTTCCATTTCAACAAGTTTTGCAGTGGCGATGGCCTCGATTTCAGGCACGATCAAATCCGGCTTTTCTTGATTGATTAATTCTGCCAGCGCGACACCATCAGTCATGTCTATGACATAAGAGCGATGTGCTACTTGGTGGCCAGGTGCATTGGCATAACGATCCACCGCGATGACTTCGACGCCCAGACGTTGCAGCGAAATAATGACTTCTTTGCCAAGTTCACCAGAGCCAAGCAGCATGACCTTGGTGGCGGAGCTGGACAGCGGAGTGCCGATGCGATTGAGTGTGTTGCTTTTATTCATGAGGGGAAATTAATTGAAGATGATGCGCTCTCGAACGGTGTGCGAGAAGTGATTTATTGACTTACAGACAATAGCAAATCTTGCTGTGTTTGGACAGCGTAAATCGCGATTAAGGCTAGTGTTTCCTGAGGGTAACTGATGTCTGAATGCAGCAAAATAAACACGTAAAAAAAGCTGCCAGCAAATTGCCTGGCAGCTTTTTATTCAAGACTAGCTTGAATGTATGCTTAACGCTTATTAGTCGTTGGCATAAATATCATTGTCTTTGGTTTCACGCACGAAGATCATACCGACAACGAAGGTGATCAACGCGATGATGATTGGATACCAGAGACCGTAGTAAATATCGCCCTTGAATGCAACCAGAGCAAACGCTGTGGTTGGTAACAAGCCACCGAACCAGCCGTTACCGATATGGTAAGGGAGGGACATCGACGTGTAGCGGATACGGGTTGGGAACATTTCAACCAGCATAGCTGCGATTGGACCGTAGACCATCGTGACATAAATCACGAGGATGAACAGCAACAACAGTGTCATGCCGTAGTTGATTTGGTTAGGGTCAGCTTTGGTTGGATAGCCGTGGGCCTTGATCGCATCGCTCAACTCTTTCGAGAAGGCTTTGTCTTTGGCTGCAGCATCTTCTTTCGACAAACCTTTAGCATCGAATGATGTAATCAGTGTGTCGCCGACTTTTACCGTAGCAGTGGTGCCTGCAGGTGCCGCTTCATTTGAATAACCAACGGAAGCTGCTGCCAGTTTCGCCTTCACGATGTCGCATGACGAAGTGAATTTTTTGGTGCCAGTTGGGTTGAACTGGAATTGGCAAGTTGCTGGATCAGCGGTGACAACTACTGGAGCATTTTTCAATGCTGCTTCCAGTGCCGGATTGGCATAGTGTGTCAGTGCGTTGAAAATCGGGAAGTACGTCAACGCAGCAATCAGACAGCCCGCCATGATGATAGGTTTGCGGCCGATTTTATCGGACAGCGAACCGAAGATCACGAAGAACGGTGTTGCCAGCAACAGCGATGCAGCGATCAGGATGTTGGCAGTTGGGCCATCGACCTTCAGCGTTTGCGTCAGGAAGAACAGCGCGTAGAACTGACCTGTGTACCAGACCACCGCTTGACCTGCGGTCAAGCCGATCAGTGCCAGGATAACGATCTTCAGGTTACCCCATTTTGCAAATGCTTCTGTCAAAGGCGCTTTGGAAGTTTTGCCTTCAGACTTCATTTTCAAGAAGGCAGGTGATTCGTTCATGGACAAACGGATCCAGACTGAGATACCCAGCAGGAAAACCGAGACCAGGAACGGAATGCGCCAGCCCCAATCGGCAAATGCTTCTTCGCCCATCGCAGTACGCGTACCCAGAATCACCAGCAGCGACATGAACAGACCCATGGTTGCCGTGGTTTGAATCCAGGAGGTGAATGCGCCGCGCTTGCCGTGCGGTGCATGCTCAGCAACGTAGGTTGCTGCGCCACCGTACTCACCACCCAGTGCCAAGCCTTGCAAAATACGCAGGATGATCAGGATGATAGGTGCTGCGATACCGATGGATGCATAGTTCGGCAGCAAGCCGACGATGAAGGTGGATGTACCCATGATCACGATAGTGACCAGGAAGGTATATTTACGACCGATCATGTCGCCCAGGCGGCCGAACACGATAGCGCCGAAAGGACGAACAATGAAACCGGCAGCGAAGGCGAGCAAGGCGAAAATAAATGCCGTATTCGGATCGGTACCAGCAAAGAACTGCTTGGCAATAATTGCGGCTAGTGAGCCGTATAGATAAAAGTCATACCATTCAAATACAGTACCTAGCGAAGAAGCGAAAATAACTTTCCGCTCCTCCGGCGTGATACTGCTATCAGTTGTGGACACTGTAGCCATGTTCGTCTCCTTAATAATTATTAATATTCGACGCACGAGTAGATTCGTACATCGGGTACGCAAATGGAGTGTGCGACTGGAAACTTACGGGATACTTGCGTGAAGCTTACGTAACGCTTACATATATGAATTACAACAAACATGCCTGATTCAGAGATAAAGCAAGCTTATTTATGCTCTGTATGTGAGAGTGAAATCTCGAACAAGGTTTGCGTAAGTGGACTATGGCTCTAAAATGGCGCCATTTTGTAACGAAGAGCAGCAATGACGAATCCCCCTACACAAGCATCACAGCCCACCATTCCCTTCCTGCAAGAACTCGGTGTCGAAGTTGTCGACTTTGGCGGCGGCCACGGGACCGTTGCACTTACCTTGGAGGCGCGTCACCTCAATGGCTGGCATGTCGCACACGGCGGCGTCATCATGACCTTGCTGGACAATGTAATGTCGCTGGCAGGGCGTTCGCTGGAGCCGGGCATACGCGGTGGCGTGACGATAGAGATGAAAACCAGCTTCATGAAGCCAGGTGGCGTGGCAGGCGAACGCATCATAGCCAAGGGCAAAGTAATTCATGCTGCCTCCAGCATTTATTTTTGCGAGGGCGAAGTGTGGAATGCGGACAAGCTGGTTGCCAAATCCAGCGGGACCTTCAAATTCATCCGCCGCACCGATGTCGCGAAGAAGATGACGCAATCAGATTGAAAGCAGGCATGAAAAATTTTCAGAATAAAGTTGCCGTCATCACCGGCGCTGGCAGCGGTTTCGGACGTGAGTTTGCGCGTCTAGGTGCACGGCAGGGCATGAAGCTGGTGCTGGCCGATGTGCAGCAGGATGCATTGAATAGTGTTGAGGCTGAGTTGATCGAGCAGGGCGTCCAGGTGCTGGCGCTGCACTGCGATGTGAGCAAGGCAGAACAAGTACAAGCCTTGGCAGATGCGACGATGGCGCGATTCGGTGCCGTGCATGTGCTCTTCAATAACGCTGGTGTTGGTTCCGGCGGCTTGATTTGGGAAAATTCAGCAGCGGATTGGGATTGGGTCTTGGGCGTGAATGTATTCGGCGTGATACACGGTGTGCGTATCTTTACACCCTTGATGCTGGAGTGCGCCAAACACGATGCCGCGTATGAAGGACATATCGTCAATACCGCCTCGATTGCCGGTTTGCAGAATGCGCCAACGATGGGGATCTATAACGTCTCCAAACATGCGGTGGTGTCTTTGACGGAAACCTTGTATCAGGATTTGCGTTTGATCGAAGCGCCGATCAGCGCTTCCTTGTTATGTCCATTCTTTGTGCCGACCGGTATCCACCAATCGGAACGTAATCGTCCGGATGAAATGCAAAATGATGCAGCGCCGACCACAAGTCAACGGGCGGCACAGTCTTTCTCAGAAAAAGCGGTAGCGTCGGGAAAAATTTCGGCTGCGGAAGTGGCGGAACTAACTTTCGATGCGATACGGGACGATCGTTTTTATATTTATTCTGATCTGGAGCCCTTGGGCAATGCGCGCAAACGCATGGAGGACATCGTGCAGCAGCGTAATCCTTACGATCCCTACGAAGAAATACCGCACATCAAAGAGCTGTTGCGAGCCAAGCTGAAGCGATAATTTTTCGTAGAGCTGGCGCTCAACGCATGGCCAATGTCGGTCGCTCTATCAATACCGGATGGCCGCCGCCATTCAATTTGACCAAAGTCGATACGCGCGTGCCGTAGTCGGGTGATTCGATGCAGACGGCTGACAGCAGTCGTTCACGCTCGATGCTGACGCCGGTTTTTGGCAGACGACAATCCGATGCGCAGGTGGTGTCGGTCAACATCTCAAAATAAGCATCTTCCGGTGCGCCCTGGCATAGCAGGCTGGCGAATTGTGCCTTGGTGCGTACGACTTTTGGCCATGCGCAATCGAGTAGGGAATTGGATAAACCGTAGATGCCAGGACTCAATGCCTTGCCGTTGCGTTCGTCACCATCGCCACGATTGGAAAACCAGACCAGTTGATTGCTGTCACCGATGAGCAGATTGAAACCGTTGTAATCTTCTTTGTGTGATTTGAGTTCCTCGACGTATGCGTCGGGACTCATTGTTCCTGCCAAAAAATTGGTGACCAAGGCGCCGCGCGATGGTGCATCGTTGCGCATTTCCGCAGGTGCGCGAATATTGGTCAATGCAGCAAAACGTCCTTCACGGGAAACACCGATCCAGGTGCCGCCGCCTTGTAAATCGCGTCCTGCGTAAATTTGCGGATGATCGTCCCACCAGTCTGCCGGTTTGGCTGGACGGTCGTAGAATTCGTCGCGGTTACCTGCGGCGATCAAGGGCATGCCTGGTATCACATGCCATGCAAAGACGATTAAGCACATAAAGATAAATCCAAAAATTGTTCCGTATGGCGTTTGCCATCGATTAACGACAACAACTGGTGTGCGCCTATGGCTTGTTCCAGTTTCGCTTCAAAATCCTCTGCAGCATCCAGATAGACTTCCATCCATGTATGCATGCCATCTTGTTCATCCGGTCTGCGCTTGAGCGCAGTTCGGACGCCGTATAGTCGGGCGAGATTATCTTGCATCGCCAAAATTTTTGCACGGAAGATTTCTGCATCGCGCACATGCACGCGGTAGTAGATGTAGAGATCCATGGCCTATTGTCCGTGATTTGAAATGAATCTGCTGTCGCCGCTCAAACTGCCGGATCGGTGAGCGGGTAAGGCAAGGTCAGGAATGACAACACAGGGCCTTGTGCCGAGCCCAGATGGACTTCGGATTCTGTAGCAGCCAGCTTGATTTCGACCAGACAATCGATGGTTTGCGCATTCGAACGTTCGGCATTGACCACCATGCCGCAAGGCTGTTCGGGATCGTTTGCGGAGAAAATTTCGGTGCCTGGTACTACCTCTGTGGCAGCCACGCTGGCATGCAGCATGCGGCGCTTGAGTTTGCCGAGATATTGGCTGCGGGCGACGATTTCCTGGCCTGGGTAGCAACCTTTCTTGAAGTTCACACCGCCTATCAATTCAAAATTGATCATTTGCGGCACGAATTTTTCTTGTGTTGTGAGCGTGATATGCGGCACGCCGCTGTCGATTTCTGCCAGTTGCCATGCATCTGCGCCACTGGCCTGCAAGACTTCAGTCAATTTTGGCCATGCTTCGATAGCCTGTGCAGCCGTCGTAATCCATTGATAACGTGGCACGCCAAATGCATTGGAATGGCGTATCAGCGTGCCGGCGGCTGATTCGATCTTGCCGTAAATTGCCACTGGCAATGTAGGGAAGAAGGGCATTAATGAGCTTGCTACAGCAGGACCAGCCAAGCCCAGCATGACGTGATCTTCTGTAGCGTCAGATAACTTGGCTTTTGCGCGCAATACAAACATTTGCAGGCGCTTTTGTATCGCGGCCTGGAGTTCACGTGGCAATTGCAGCATGATGCCGTCAGCCGTCTTCCAGATCAGCATGCTGGCCAGCAAGCGGCCTTTGGGCGAACAGTAACCTGCCAGTCGTGCTTCGGTGCTATTCAGGTGTTCTACGTCGTTGGTAAGTTGATTATGTAGAAAGTGTGGTGCATCTTCACCGACTGCAGCGATCAGGCCGAGATGGGTGAGTGGTGTGACAAAATTGGTTTTTGCAGTATCAGACGGTATTTCTGCACCGAAAGACAGCACGCGCGGAGCGGCGTCGGCGCTGATTTTTGCGCCTTGTTCAGTTAGAAAAGTAAGCCATGTAGTCATAATTTCAATCAATAAATTGGAGCGTTGGGTGGTTCAGCGATTATCATTAGGGTCTGATTATAGTGGCGTGGCAAAAACACGTCGGATTGCCTTCGATTTCACCGAGACCTTGTTTTGAAAAAATTATTCAGGCGCATCATCTTGCTGGGCATCATCGCTGGCGCATCTTTCATGTTTTGGGCTGAGAAGCCAATCATTCCTGCCGAGCAAACTGCCAGTATGGAGTTCACTATCGCTCCCGGCAGCAGCCTCCGAAGCAGCATGCAGCAAATCGATAATGCCGGCGTGCCGGTCAATTCCTGGCTGATGACCTTGCTGGCGCAAATGACGGGCAATAGCACCAAACTGAAAGCCGGTACCTATGAGCTGAAGCCTGGCACTACGCCGAACCAATTGGTCAAACAACTGGTACGCGGTGAGTTTGCACAGGAAGCACTGACCATCATCGAAGGATGGAGCTTCAAGCAAATGCGTCAGGCAATCGATAGCAATCCAGCACTGAAACACGATACAGCTGGTTTGTCGGATAAAGACTTGATGGCGAAAATCTCCAGTGATTACGCCTTGCCGGAAGGTTTGTTCTATCCCGACACTTATCTGTTTGCCAAAAATTCCAGTGATCTGCAAATTTACAAGCAGGCATACAACCTGATGATCAAGCGTTTGAACGAGGCGTGGACGGCACGTGATGCTGGACTGCCTTATGCGTCGCCGTATGAAGCGTTGATCATGTCTTCCATCGTCGAAAAAGAAACCGGCAAGAAATCCGAGCGCAGCATGATCGCAGGTGTCTTCGTCAATCGTTTGAAGCACGGCATGTTGCTGCAAACCGATCCAACCGTGATCTATGGCATGGGTGATCAGTTCAAAGGCAATATCCGCAAGCGCGATCTGTTGACCGATACACCACACAATACCTACACGCGTGCCGGCTTGCCGCCGACGCCGATTGCTTTACCGGGGGCAGAATCCTTGCATGCAGCCATGAATCCGGCGAAAACTGATGCCTTGTACTTTGTTGCGCGTGGTGATGGCAGCAGCCAGTTTTCGGCCAATCTGGACGATCACAACAACGCAGTGAACAAATATCAACGTAAATAATTAACAAGAATCCTTTTATGGTTGCGGCATGACGACAGGAAAATTCATCACCTTTGAAGGCATAGACGGCGCGGGTAAATCCACGCATTTGTCGTTTGTGGCTGAACTGCTGCGCGAGAAAAAAAAGACCGTCGTTGTCACGCGCGAACCTGGCGGCACGCGCTTGGGTGAAGCGCTGCGCGAGATTTTGCTGCATGAAAAAATGCATCTGGAAACGGAAGCTTTGCTGATGTTTGCTGCGCGACGCGAGCATATTGCACAAGTCATTGCGCCAGCGCTGGAGCGTGGCGATTGGGTCATCTCTGATCGTTTTACCGATGCGACTTTTGCCTATCAAGGCGGTGGCCGCAAGCTGGATAGAGCAAAACTCGATGCGCTGGAGCAATGGGTGCATCCGCATCTGCAACCTGATTTGACGCTGTTGTTCGACGTGCCACTGGATGTGGCGCGTGCACGTCTGGATGCCACGCGTACGCTGGACAAGTTTGAACAAGAGAAGGCTGATTTCTTTGCCGCGACGCGTGCCGAGTATCTGCGCCGTGCCGCTGAATTTCCACAGCGCTTCCGCGTGATCGATTCGACGCAAGCAATTGCGACGATCCAGGAACAATTGCGCGACATCATTGCAGGGATAGATTCTTGAGCGCCTCGCTTTATCCATGGCAGGAATCGTCCTGGCAGCAGTTGCAGCAACTGCGCGAGCGCTTGCCGCACGCGATTCTGTTTCATGGTGCAGAAGGCATAGGCAAGACCGCATTCGCTGACGCCTTTGCGCAATCACTGCTGTGTGAAACACCTGCAGCCGATGGTCATGCTTGCGGTACATGCGATGCCTGCGGCTGGTTTACACAATACAGTCATCCAGATTATCGCCGTGTGCGTCCTGAAATTCTGGACGATGGCGAAGGTGCAGAGAGCGAGGAAGCAGAAGGCGAGTCGAAAAAAGCCAAAGCGACCAAGGCCCCATCGAAAGAAATCAAGATCGATCAAATCCGCGCGCTGGCCGATTTCATGAATATCTCTACGCATCGTTCCGGCATGCGTGTGATCGTGCTGTATCCGGCCGAGGTGTTGAACACCGCAGCAGCGAACTCCTTGCTGAAAATGCTGGAAGAGCCGCCGCCGCAAACGATGTTTCTGTTGGTGAGTAATAGTCTGGATCGCTTGTTGCCAACGATCTTGTCGCGCTGCCGTAAATTTGCATTGGCCATGCCGAGCAAGGAAGAAGCCTTGCAATGGTTGAAGACACAGCAAGTCAGTGACGCAGACGGTTGGCTGGCGGAGCAGGGTGGCGCGCCGCTGGCAGCATTTGAAGCTTCACAAGCCGGTGCGCGCGAGACAATGGATGATTTCTTGCGGCAGTTGGCGCAGCCCGGTGTTGATGGCGCATTGAAGGCGGCGGATCGCTTGCAAAAAACACCAGTCCCAGAATTAGTCGCGTGGTTGCAACGGTGGTTGTATGACGTGCTTTCCGTCAAACTTTCCGGCACAATCC is a genomic window containing:
- a CDS encoding NRDE family protein yields the protein MCLIVFAWHVIPGMPLIAAGNRDEFYDRPAKPADWWDDHPQIYAGRDLQGGGTWIGVSREGRFAALTNIRAPAEMRNDAPSRGALVTNFLAGTMSPDAYVEELKSHKEDYNGFNLLIGDSNQLVWFSNRGDGDERNGKALSPGIYGLSNSLLDCAWPKVVRTKAQFASLLCQGAPEDAYFEMLTDTTCASDCRLPKTGVSIERERLLSAVCIESPDYGTRVSTLVKLNGGGHPVLIERPTLAMR
- a CDS encoding DUF4936 family protein, yielding MDLYIYYRVHVRDAEIFRAKILAMQDNLARLYGVRTALKRRPDEQDGMHTWMEVYLDAAEDFEAKLEQAIGAHQLLSLIDGKRHTEQFLDLSLCA
- the ygfZ gene encoding CAF17-like 4Fe-4S cluster assembly/insertion protein YgfZ; translated protein: MTTWLTFLTEQGAKISADAAPRVLSFGAEIPSDTAKTNFVTPLTHLGLIAAVGEDAPHFLHNQLTNDVEHLNSTEARLAGYCSPKGRLLASMLIWKTADGIMLQLPRELQAAIQKRLQMFVLRAKAKLSDATEDHVMLGLAGPAVASSLMPFFPTLPVAIYGKIESAAGTLIRHSNAFGVPRYQWITTAAQAIEAWPKLTEVLQASGADAWQLAEIDSGVPHITLTTQEKFVPQMINFELIGGVNFKKGCYPGQEIVARSQYLGKLKRRMLHASVAATEVVPGTEIFSANDPEQPCGMVVNAERSNAQTIDCLVEIKLAATESEVHLGSAQGPVLSFLTLPYPLTDPAV
- the mltG gene encoding endolytic transglycosylase MltG — encoded protein: MKKLFRRIILLGIIAGASFMFWAEKPIIPAEQTASMEFTIAPGSSLRSSMQQIDNAGVPVNSWLMTLLAQMTGNSTKLKAGTYELKPGTTPNQLVKQLVRGEFAQEALTIIEGWSFKQMRQAIDSNPALKHDTAGLSDKDLMAKISSDYALPEGLFYPDTYLFAKNSSDLQIYKQAYNLMIKRLNEAWTARDAGLPYASPYEALIMSSIVEKETGKKSERSMIAGVFVNRLKHGMLLQTDPTVIYGMGDQFKGNIRKRDLLTDTPHNTYTRAGLPPTPIALPGAESLHAAMNPAKTDALYFVARGDGSSQFSANLDDHNNAVNKYQRK
- the tmk gene encoding dTMP kinase, with protein sequence MTTGKFITFEGIDGAGKSTHLSFVAELLREKKKTVVVTREPGGTRLGEALREILLHEKMHLETEALLMFAARREHIAQVIAPALERGDWVISDRFTDATFAYQGGGRKLDRAKLDALEQWVHPHLQPDLTLLFDVPLDVARARLDATRTLDKFEQEKADFFAATRAEYLRRAAEFPQRFRVIDSTQAIATIQEQLRDIIAGIDS
- a CDS encoding DNA polymerase III subunit delta', which gives rise to MSASLYPWQESSWQQLQQLRERLPHAILFHGAEGIGKTAFADAFAQSLLCETPAADGHACGTCDACGWFTQYSHPDYRRVRPEILDDGEGAESEEAEGESKKAKATKAPSKEIKIDQIRALADFMNISTHRSGMRVIVLYPAEVLNTAAANSLLKMLEEPPPQTMFLLVSNSLDRLLPTILSRCRKFALAMPSKEEALQWLKTQQVSDADGWLAEQGGAPLAAFEASQAGARETMDDFLRQLAQPGVDGALKAADRLQKTPVPELVAWLQRWLYDVLSVKLSGTIRYYPRYKKELDALAQRVDTGALLQEIKAVNDRRAIAEHPLAPKLFIEDMLLEYSTIFS